The following are encoded together in the Anoplopoma fimbria isolate UVic2021 breed Golden Eagle Sablefish chromosome 13, Afim_UVic_2022, whole genome shotgun sequence genome:
- the nkx2.7 gene encoding NK2 transcription factor related 7 gives MARAAAATTASYQLQIQLWAGFKAQSQLHSITPTSPGRLSVLVAGEGALNGLNPPLPLITSQSGDPAAAAALQPAEEVGMQTSATTTTPFSVKDILKLEHHNDFENEFLMTEQVFQMNYEHGGSRDVCECVSGRQEKLHINNPAAEEENHEQEINCDKQPSRTNRTIRTIRPPARPRRPRVLFSQAQVSQLETRFRQQRYLSGPEREHLSRLLSLSSTQVKIWFQNRRYKCKRQQQDTSLCPSAARRVLVPVLVRDGSRPAPYDVTLGHYNPVFGCGLHGASSAAQVTHSQLLEVTGTREGPFRHGHLQASLQAAHLAVRGW, from the exons ATGgcccgagcagcagcagctacaacagcaaGCTACCAGCTGCA GATCCAGCTCTGGGCAGGATTCAAAGCCCAAAGTCAGCTCCACTCCATCACACCAACTTCACCTGGTCGGTTGTCGGTGCTCGTAGCAGGAGAGGGAG CCCTGAATGGTTTGAATCCCCCCCTGCCCCTCATCACCAGTCAGTCAGGAgacccggcagcagcagcagctctgcagccaGCTGAGGAGGTCGGGATGCAGACCAGTGCAACGACCACGACGCCTTTTTCGGTGAAGGATATCTTAAAGCTGGAGCACCACAACGACTTTGAAAATGAATTCCTGATGACTGAGCAGGTTTTTCAGATGAATTATGAGCACGGAGGGAGCAGGGACGTTTGTGAATGCGTCTCTGGGAGGCAGGAGAAGCTCCACATTAACAATCCAGCTGCAGAAGAGGAGAACCATGAGCAGG AGATAAACTGTGACAAACAGCCCAGCAGAACCAACAGAACCATCAGAACCATCAGACCCCCGGCCAGGCCCCGCAGGCCCCGGGTGCTGTTCTCTCAGGCCCAGGTGTCTCAGCTGGAGACCCGCTTCAGGCAGCAGCGTTACCTGTCCGGCCCGGAGAGAGAGCACCTGTCCCGGCTGCTCTCACTCTCCTCCACGCAGGTGAAGATCTGGTTTCAGAACAGGAGGTACAAATGCAAACGCCAACAGCAGGACACGTCTCTGTGTCCGTCTGCAGCCAGGAGGGTTCTGGTGCCGGTGCTGGTGCGGGACGGGTCCCGTCCGGCTCCTTATGACGTGACTCTCGGACATTATAACCCGGTGTTCGGCTGCGGCCTCCACGGGGCGTCTTCAGCCGCACAGGTGACCCACAGCCAGCTGCTGGAGGTCACAGGTACCAGAGAGGGGCCCTTCAGACACGGACACCTGCAGGCCTCACTGCAGGCTGCACACCTGGCTGTGAGAGGCTGGTGA
- the nkx3-1 gene encoding homeobox protein Nkx-3.1: protein MEMSDTVKPLTSFLIEDILSIKDGTILDGKCCSQKMERCSQWREGSEKLSEQLEPQGTGFELQTGSLDTSCPSTSESSSLSSLGKQKRSRAAFTHLQVLELEKKFNHQKYLSAPERAHLANTLRLTETQVKIWFQNRRYKTKRKQQTSEFCKDVYKAEGLVLRDELVRSSLITSFCKAYQYRPYMWDYRGPWGPTLW, encoded by the exons ATGGAAATGTCTGACACAGTCAAACCTCTGACCTCCTTCCTCATAGAGGACATCCTCTCCATTAAGGATGGCACAATACTTGATGGCAAATGCTGTTCACAGAAGATGGAAAGATGTTCACAGTGGAGAGAAGGATCTGAAAAGCTGTCAGAGCAACTCGAGCCTCAGGGGACAGGATTTGAATTGCAGACAG GGTCCTTGGACACATCCTGTCCCAGCACCTCAGAGTCCAGCAGTTTATCCTCCCTGGGGAAACAGAAGCGCTCCAGAGCTGCGTTTACACACCTCCAAGTGCTTGAACTGGAGAAGAAATTTAACCACCAGAAATACCTGTCTGCCCCAGAGAGGGCTCACCTGGCAAACACCTTAAGACTGACTGAGACCCAAGTGAAAATCTggtttcagaaccggaggtacAAGACGAAACGAAAGCAGCAAACATCAGAGTTCTGTAAGGACGTGTACAAAGCAGAGGGACTGGTTCTGAGAGACGAGCTGGTCCGATCATCACTTATCACCTCCTTCTGCAAAGCTTACCAATACAGACCCTATATGTGGGACTACAGGGGCCCCTGGGGGCCCACGTTatggtga